In Rhinatrema bivittatum chromosome 1, aRhiBiv1.1, whole genome shotgun sequence, a single genomic region encodes these proteins:
- the LOC115079421 gene encoding uncharacterized protein PFB0765w-like: MEILEQAQPNEPCCQLVALEQGRPSEPCCQMEVLKPEEKCKCYQQVERDDDDDVNDEQATMYQDLEHQELAKQLEQYCHLENLEKAEHKRRYQWLENVEKAKQYEQYQQIENQDLAKRNEWYREKENLEKTQQNKRYQQVESQEKAQQNERYQDLEKMDSSRRCKQYCQLHNMESAKICEKYCQLHNMESAKMCEKYRQLHNKESAKMSEQYRQLENMETGKVRELYKHLDNKDSTKRCEEYQQLANMESRKVRDHYRHLDNTDLVKRGEEYRQVENMELGKMKDIYQEVNDRETANRREHYQQAQKMESAKRNQKYWQLENSESGKTNEHYRQLDREKTGRRREQFQELDNQEVVRRCEQYRQVENMESGKLKELYRQLEKMESGKINDKYRQLEKIESGKRREQYQQVDSQEAVKRNELYQQVDSKEAAKRCEKYWQVECSEKAHQNQYYKQLESLEKEKRNKCYQQLENMERQDREDRYQKLENHRKAWRGPGRINCIECRRTW; the protein is encoded by the coding sequence ATGGAGATCCTGGAGCAAGCACAGCCAAATGAGCCGTGCTGCCAGTTGGTAGCCCTGGAGCAAGGACGGCCAAGTGAGCCATGCTGCCAGATGGAAGTCCTGAAGCCGGAAGAGAAATGCAAGtgctaccagcaggtggagagagatgatgacgACGATGTCAATGATGAACAGGCCACAATGTACCAGGATCTGGAGCATCAGGAACTTGCGAAGCAACTTGAACAGTACTGTCATCTGGAGaacttggagaaagcagagcatAAGAGGAGGTACCAATGGTTAGAAAATGTGGAGAAAGCAAAACAGTATGAGCAGTACCAACAGATAGAGAACCAGGACTTAGCCAAGAGAAATGAATGGTACCGGGAAAAGGAGAACCTTGAGAAAACCCAGCAAAACAAGCGATACCAGCAGGTGGAGAGCCAAGAAAAAGCACAGCAAAATGAAAGATACCAGGATCTAGAGAAGATGGACTCATCACGAAGATGCAAACAGTACTGCCAGCTGCACAACATGGAGTCGGCAAAGATATGCGAGAAGTACTGCCAGCTGCACAACATGGAGTCGGCAAAGATGTGCGAGAAGTACCGGCAGCTGCACAATAAGGAATCAGCAAAGATGAGCGAGCAGTACCGACAGTTGGAGAATATGGAGACGGGAAAGGTGAGAGAACTTTACAAGCATCTGGACAATAAGGACTCAACCAAAAGGTGTGAGGAGTATCAACAGCTGGCAAATATGGAGTCAAGAAAGGTGAGGGACCATTACAGGCATCTGGACAATACTGACTTAGTAAAGAGGGGTGAGGAATACCGGCAGGTGGAGAATATGGAGCTAGGAAAGATGAAAGATATATATCAAGAGGTGAACGACAGAGAAACAGCAAACAGGAGGGAGCACTACCAGCAGGCGCAGAAGATGGAGTCCGCAAAGAGGAATCAGAAATACTGGCAACTGGAGAATTCAGAGTCAGGAAAAACAAATGAGCACTACAGGCAGCTGGACAGAGAGAAGACAGGAAGGAGGCGAGAGCAATTCCAGGAACTGGACAACCAAGAGGTAGTACGGCGGTGTGAACAGTACCGACAGGTGGAGAACATGGAATCGGGGAAACTGAAGGAGCTTTACAGGCAGCTGGAGAAGATGGAGTCGGGGAAGATAAACGATAAATACAGGCAGCTGGAGAAGATAGAGtcggggaagaggagagagcagtaccaGCAGGTGGACAGCCAAGAGGCAGTGAAAAGGAATGAGCTCTACCAGCAGGTGGACAGCAAGGAGGCCGCAAAGAGGTGCGAGAAATACTGGCAAGTGGAGTGTTCAGAGAAAGCTCATCAAAATCAGTATTACAAGCAGCTCGAGAGCCtggaaaaggagaagaggaaCAAGTGCTACCAACAGCTGGAGAACATGGAGAGGCAAGATCGTGAGGACCGATACCAGAAGCTGGAGAACCACAGGAAAGCTTGGAGAGGGCCAGGCAGAATTAATTGTATAGAGTGCCGGAGAACCTGGTAA